The following are encoded together in the Hypanus sabinus isolate sHypSab1 unplaced genomic scaffold, sHypSab1.hap1 scaffold_1851, whole genome shotgun sequence genome:
- the LOC132387435 gene encoding pyruvate carboxylase, mitochondrial-like, protein MLVSPQVQLERGKTLHIKALALGDLNVAGQREVFFEMNGQLRSVLVKDTQAMKEMHFHPKALKDAKGQIGAPMPGKVIDIKVKEGSHVEKGRQLCVLSAMKMETVVNAPMSGTVKKIYVTRDMHLEGDDLILELE, encoded by the exons ATGCTGGTGTCCCCACAGGTGCAGCTGGAGAGGGGAAAAACCCTTCACATCAAGGCACTGGCCCTGGGTGACCTCAACGTGGCCGGACAGAGGGAGGTTTTCTTTGAGATGAACGGCCAGCTTCGCTCTGTCCTGGTCAAGGACACACAAGCCATGAAG GAGATGCACTTCCACCCCAAGGCGCTGAAGGACGCGAAGGGCCAGATCGGAGCGCCCATGCCCGGCAAGGTGATTGACATCAAAGTGAAGGAGGGCAGCCACGTGGAGAAGGGCCGGCAGCTctgcgtactcagtgctatgaaGATGGAGACGGTGGTCAACGCACCCATGTCTGGCACGGTGAAGAAGATCTACGTCACCCGGGACATGCACCTGGAGGGGGATGACCTCATCCTGGAACTGGAGTAA